One stretch of Schlesneria sp. DSM 10557 DNA includes these proteins:
- a CDS encoding LysR family transcriptional regulator has protein sequence MDEWNFKSWSVLVLPVGGTFSPLRERLGFHARELTPIVVRKIAVLAGEARSYKRGVIALKEADVAVSTKTVERVVHDIGGELAARRDSDPKTDDALALKSDRPPELAIIECDGGRIRCRHPDRGPGVHPVGEGWRETKVACLIRAQHQTFEEDPQPEPPECFCDPHHVAKLAETEALPVAAPVPQDPPASPDATDKTLEEALTKQPIDWRPKRLVRTVLASMAEAKEFGKQMQREAKRRLFFDSQDKAFLGDGLPWNWSLWKERFSEFTPILDFIHALSYVFLAAKAVFPDSPANAWSQYLVWMRGCWQGEVNQVLEELRTWQQKFGQPPADAADQDPRKILARTITYLENNHARMKYDEYRRQGLPVTTAWMESLVKEMNYRVKGTEMWWNDPEGAEAILQIRAAGLSEDERLARHLDTRPGSPFTRPPKTPRVADKKIKS, from the coding sequence ATGGACGAGTGGAACTTCAAGAGTTGGTCGGTTCTTGTCCTGCCTGTCGGCGGGACTTTTTCCCCCTTACGTGAGCGATTGGGATTTCATGCACGCGAGTTGACTCCGATCGTCGTGCGGAAAATCGCCGTTCTTGCAGGGGAGGCACGTTCCTACAAACGAGGGGTCATCGCCCTGAAGGAAGCGGACGTTGCTGTCTCGACCAAGACGGTGGAACGGGTTGTTCACGACATCGGTGGCGAGTTGGCCGCACGCCGAGATTCTGATCCGAAAACGGATGATGCATTGGCATTGAAGAGTGACCGCCCTCCTGAATTGGCGATCATCGAGTGCGACGGTGGTCGGATTCGCTGTCGTCATCCGGACCGAGGACCCGGCGTGCATCCCGTTGGGGAGGGCTGGCGAGAGACGAAGGTCGCTTGCCTGATTCGAGCTCAGCACCAGACGTTTGAAGAGGATCCCCAACCCGAACCACCTGAGTGCTTCTGTGATCCACATCACGTCGCAAAACTGGCGGAAACCGAGGCCTTACCGGTGGCCGCGCCCGTTCCCCAAGATCCCCCAGCGAGTCCCGACGCCACCGACAAGACACTCGAAGAGGCCCTGACGAAACAACCCATTGACTGGCGTCCGAAGCGTCTGGTCCGCACCGTTCTGGCCAGCATGGCCGAGGCCAAAGAGTTTGGCAAACAGATGCAGCGAGAGGCAAAGCGACGCCTGTTTTTCGACTCGCAGGATAAAGCCTTTTTGGGAGATGGCCTCCCCTGGAACTGGTCTCTCTGGAAAGAACGGTTCTCCGAATTCACGCCGATCCTCGACTTTATCCATGCGCTCAGTTACGTCTTCCTGGCGGCAAAAGCCGTCTTTCCTGATAGCCCCGCGAACGCTTGGAGCCAATATCTGGTTTGGATGCGTGGCTGCTGGCAGGGCGAAGTGAATCAGGTGCTGGAGGAACTTCGAACATGGCAACAGAAATTCGGACAACCGCCAGCCGATGCCGCCGATCAAGACCCACGAAAGATTCTAGCGCGGACGATCACTTATCTTGAGAACAATCATGCCCGGATGAAGTATGACGAGTACCGCCGACAAGGCCTGCCGGTGACGACAGCTTGGATGGAATCGCTCGTTAAGGAAATGAACTATCGCGTCAAAGGAACCGAGATGTGGTGGAATGATCCCGAAGGAGCTGAAGCGATTCTTCAAATCCGCGCCGCCGGACTCTCCGAAGATGAACGACTCGCTCGACACCTTGATACGCGACCCGGATCGCCGTTCACCAGGCCGCCTAAAACTCCGAGAGTCGCAGACAAAAAAATCAAAAGCTGA
- the ettA gene encoding energy-dependent translational throttle protein EttA, with protein MGEQYIFTMEDLRKFHGKNEILKGINLSFYPGAKIGVLGPNGAGKSTLLKIMAGQDKDFMGTAKLTPGFDCIYVPQEPVLDPEHTVMDELNEAVKAKRALLARYDEINAKFGEELSPEEMDKLIEEQGKVQEQIDAQNLWELDRELEIAADAMRLPPLESKIGPLSGGEKRRVALCKALLQHPDMLLLDEPTNHLDAESVAWLERHLHDYKGTIVAVTHDRYFLDNSCEWILELDQGRGFPWHGNYTTWLEQKTERLRKEEKAASVRDKMMLRELEWVRSSPKARQAKSKARLEAYEKLVAEEQESRDESIELRIPPGPRLGEQVVVFDKVSKSFGDRLLISDLSFSLPPAGIVGVVGPNGAGKTTLFKLIVGQEQPDSGKVTLGKTVKVAYAEQNRTTLDGEKTVYDNISGGADFLHYGNVRINTRAYCGKFNFKGPDQQKQVKFLSGGERNRLLLAKTVTVGGNLLLLDEPTNDLDIETLRSLEDGIQSFSGCAVVISHDRWFLDRIATHILAFEGDSEVYFHEGNYESYELVKKQRLGAEAEQPHRIKYKKLVK; from the coding sequence ATGGGCGAACAGTACATCTTCACGATGGAGGATCTCCGAAAGTTCCACGGTAAGAATGAGATCCTGAAGGGGATCAATCTTTCTTTCTATCCCGGCGCCAAGATCGGAGTTCTCGGCCCGAACGGTGCGGGTAAATCGACGCTCCTCAAAATTATGGCTGGCCAGGACAAGGATTTCATGGGGACAGCGAAGCTGACCCCCGGCTTCGACTGTATCTACGTCCCGCAGGAACCGGTGCTCGACCCCGAACACACGGTGATGGACGAACTGAACGAAGCGGTCAAAGCCAAGCGAGCCTTGCTGGCTCGTTACGATGAAATCAATGCCAAATTCGGCGAAGAACTGTCGCCTGAGGAAATGGACAAGCTGATCGAAGAGCAGGGGAAGGTGCAGGAACAGATCGACGCCCAGAACCTGTGGGAACTTGATCGCGAACTGGAAATCGCTGCCGACGCGATGCGACTTCCTCCGCTTGAGTCAAAAATCGGCCCGCTGTCCGGTGGCGAAAAACGGCGTGTGGCCCTGTGTAAAGCGCTGCTGCAGCACCCTGACATGCTATTGCTGGACGAACCGACAAACCACCTTGATGCCGAATCGGTTGCGTGGCTCGAACGCCACCTGCATGACTACAAGGGAACCATCGTCGCTGTGACGCACGATCGGTACTTCCTCGACAACAGTTGCGAGTGGATTCTCGAACTGGATCAGGGACGGGGTTTCCCCTGGCACGGGAACTATACGACCTGGCTGGAACAGAAGACCGAACGGTTGCGTAAGGAAGAGAAGGCAGCATCCGTTCGTGACAAGATGATGCTGCGGGAACTGGAATGGGTCCGCTCTTCGCCCAAAGCCCGGCAGGCAAAGAGCAAGGCCCGACTGGAAGCGTACGAGAAACTGGTTGCCGAAGAGCAGGAGTCACGCGACGAATCGATCGAACTGCGGATTCCGCCCGGTCCTCGCCTGGGTGAGCAGGTGGTGGTGTTCGACAAGGTTTCGAAAAGCTTTGGCGATCGCCTGCTGATCAGTGACCTCTCGTTCTCGCTGCCACCAGCCGGGATCGTCGGCGTGGTCGGCCCGAACGGTGCCGGTAAGACGACGCTGTTCAAGCTGATCGTGGGTCAAGAGCAACCCGACTCGGGAAAAGTCACCCTGGGGAAAACCGTGAAGGTGGCGTATGCCGAGCAGAACCGTACGACGCTCGATGGCGAGAAAACCGTCTACGACAATATCTCCGGGGGCGCCGACTTCCTGCATTACGGCAATGTGCGCATCAACACCCGTGCGTACTGCGGCAAGTTCAACTTCAAAGGTCCTGACCAGCAGAAGCAGGTCAAGTTCCTCTCCGGCGGGGAACGCAATCGATTGTTGCTCGCCAAGACCGTGACGGTCGGTGGCAATCTGCTGCTGCTGGACGAACCGACCAACGACTTGGACATTGAAACGCTGCGATCGCTGGAAGACGGGATTCAGAGTTTCAGTGGGTGTGCCGTCGTGATCAGCCACGACCGGTGGTTCCTGGACCGTATCGCCACACACATTCTCGCGTTCGAAGGTGACAGTGAGGTCTACTTCCACGAAGGGAACTACGAAAGCTACGAGCTCGTGAAGAAGCAACGACTCGGTGCAGAGGCTGAACAACCTCATCGGATCAAGTACAAAAAACTCGTGAAGTAA
- a CDS encoding DUF1501 domain-containing protein, which produces MLTLLDAHPRYGRREMLSIGARGLAGLGAANWLASSALATPKSLPISDKSVILLFLHGGPSQFETFDPKMTAPVGIQSVTGEIQTALPGITFGSSFPQLAQRADRLTIVRSFATGDGNHDIKPVVSKETSGANVGSMYARVAGANRPESGMPTNAMLFPRSVDASTGPEVTAFGKMDSPGPLGAGFAPFVPGAGGDLQQNLELKVSIDRLGDRRTLLTELDRQRFQRDEHGGISTTDPLQMQAFSTLLGGVAGAFDLSKEDPRTIARYDTAPLVRPDQIDRKWNNYNHYVDNAKSLGKLLLLARRLCEAGCGFVTVTTSFVWDMHADVNNATMEEGMRYMAPPLDHAVAAFLDDVEARGLSEKIMLVATGEMGRTPRINQNGGRDHWGNLSPLLMAGGGLRAGQVIGQSNRDGSEPSSQPIRIKNLVSTMLQTLIDPAELRLMPGIPREVLAATSEPPVEEV; this is translated from the coding sequence TTGTTAACGCTTCTGGACGCGCATCCGCGCTATGGTCGTCGAGAGATGTTAAGCATCGGAGCACGCGGGCTGGCGGGACTCGGTGCGGCGAACTGGTTGGCCAGTTCCGCCCTGGCCACTCCTAAATCGCTCCCGATCTCTGACAAGTCGGTCATTCTTCTGTTTCTGCATGGCGGGCCCAGCCAGTTCGAGACATTCGACCCCAAGATGACGGCACCAGTCGGAATTCAGAGTGTCACGGGGGAAATCCAGACGGCCCTTCCCGGTATCACGTTCGGCTCGTCATTTCCTCAACTGGCCCAGCGTGCTGACCGCCTCACCATTGTGCGATCATTCGCCACAGGCGACGGCAATCACGACATCAAACCGGTCGTGAGCAAAGAGACCTCAGGGGCAAACGTTGGTTCGATGTATGCCCGAGTTGCGGGTGCCAATCGTCCCGAGTCAGGCATGCCGACCAATGCCATGTTGTTTCCCCGTTCGGTGGATGCATCCACCGGCCCCGAAGTCACGGCCTTTGGGAAAATGGATTCTCCGGGGCCACTCGGTGCCGGCTTTGCTCCGTTCGTTCCCGGTGCGGGTGGTGACCTGCAACAGAATCTGGAACTGAAAGTCTCGATCGACCGACTCGGTGATCGACGTACGTTGCTGACGGAACTCGATCGTCAGCGGTTTCAAAGGGACGAACATGGTGGCATCAGCACAACAGACCCGCTGCAGATGCAGGCCTTCAGCACGCTGCTCGGTGGCGTCGCAGGGGCTTTTGATTTGTCCAAAGAAGACCCCCGCACGATCGCTCGCTATGACACGGCGCCGCTGGTCAGACCCGATCAGATTGACCGGAAGTGGAACAACTACAACCACTATGTCGATAACGCGAAGTCACTGGGCAAACTGCTGCTGCTGGCGCGGCGCCTGTGCGAAGCCGGTTGCGGATTCGTTACGGTCACGACCAGCTTTGTCTGGGACATGCACGCCGATGTGAATAACGCAACCATGGAAGAAGGGATGCGTTACATGGCCCCGCCGCTCGACCACGCCGTCGCGGCGTTCCTCGACGATGTCGAAGCACGAGGACTCAGTGAAAAGATCATGCTGGTCGCGACGGGTGAAATGGGACGCACTCCCCGCATCAATCAGAATGGGGGACGAGATCACTGGGGCAACCTCTCACCCCTGCTCATGGCCGGGGGAGGACTCCGAGCCGGTCAGGTGATCGGGCAATCCAATCGCGATGGAAGTGAACCGTCCTCCCAGCCGATCAGGATCAAAAACCTGGTGTCGACCATGCTGCAAACACTGATCGACCCCGCTGAACTCAGGCTGATGCCGGGAATTCCAAGGGAAGTCCTTGCTGCCACCAGCGAACCTCCAGTGGAAGAGGTCTAA
- a CDS encoding GntP family permease, giving the protein MQSVVGILVSLCLLMILAYRNHSVIVIAPLCALLAVAIDGELPLLATYTQIFLDSVGLFIVRYFPLFLLGAIFGKLMEATGSATSIAEAIVRWVGARRAVLALVLTCTILTYGGVSLFVVVFTVFPLAVALFQQADLPKRLIPASIALGAFTFTMTALPGSVQIQNLIPMPFFKTTSFAAPGMGCLAAAIMFGLGMFWLNWRARQAQEQKEGYSDHGAVVTESAPSEPSITPPPLFIALAPLICLFVLNLVCSQYLVPGWKADYLAEKRFGATTLGKVQGIWSTILAMSGAILCLMALHSKRGRELKEILSAGAQSSLMPVFNAGSEFGYGSIIAALGGFTLIKEWMVGIAPARPLVSEAISVNVLAGITGSASGGLSIALEALGETFYERGLAAGLDPGVLHRVASLSCGGLDTLPHNGAVITLLLICGATHKQSYGDIAMVSVVGPMIATATVVLLA; this is encoded by the coding sequence ATGCAGAGTGTCGTTGGAATTCTCGTTTCGTTGTGCCTGTTGATGATTCTGGCCTATCGCAATCACAGCGTGATTGTGATCGCTCCGCTGTGTGCTCTGCTGGCGGTGGCTATCGACGGGGAACTCCCTTTGCTGGCGACGTATACACAGATCTTTCTGGACAGTGTGGGCCTGTTCATTGTCCGTTATTTCCCCCTGTTTCTACTTGGTGCCATTTTCGGCAAGCTGATGGAGGCAACGGGCAGTGCCACGTCCATTGCGGAAGCGATCGTGCGGTGGGTGGGGGCACGACGGGCCGTTCTGGCACTGGTGCTGACGTGCACCATTCTGACGTATGGTGGGGTCTCACTGTTTGTGGTGGTCTTTACCGTATTTCCGCTCGCCGTGGCCCTGTTCCAGCAAGCGGATCTGCCGAAGCGACTGATTCCGGCGTCGATCGCCCTGGGGGCATTTACTTTCACGATGACCGCTTTACCGGGGTCAGTTCAGATCCAGAATCTGATTCCGATGCCATTCTTCAAGACCACCTCGTTTGCCGCTCCCGGCATGGGCTGCCTTGCGGCGGCGATCATGTTTGGATTGGGGATGTTCTGGTTGAACTGGCGAGCCAGGCAGGCTCAAGAGCAGAAAGAAGGGTATAGTGACCACGGGGCAGTGGTGACGGAGTCTGCGCCGTCCGAGCCTTCGATCACTCCGCCCCCTCTGTTCATTGCACTGGCGCCCCTGATTTGTCTGTTCGTGTTAAACCTGGTCTGTTCTCAGTACCTCGTTCCGGGCTGGAAGGCCGACTACCTGGCGGAGAAGCGGTTCGGAGCGACAACACTCGGGAAAGTGCAGGGGATCTGGTCCACCATCCTGGCCATGTCAGGAGCCATCCTGTGTCTCATGGCACTCCACTCGAAGCGAGGACGTGAACTCAAGGAAATTCTGTCAGCAGGAGCACAAAGCTCGCTCATGCCCGTCTTCAATGCCGGTTCGGAGTTCGGCTATGGATCGATCATCGCCGCGCTGGGGGGATTCACGCTGATCAAAGAGTGGATGGTGGGGATCGCGCCTGCGAGGCCGCTGGTTTCCGAAGCGATCAGTGTCAACGTCCTGGCGGGGATTACCGGTTCTGCTTCCGGAGGACTGAGTATCGCTCTGGAAGCGCTGGGGGAGACATTTTACGAACGGGGGTTGGCAGCGGGACTGGATCCGGGAGTACTTCATCGGGTGGCATCGCTCTCGTGCGGAGGACTCGATACGTTGCCGCATAATGGAGCCGTCATCACGCTGCTGCTAATCTGCGGTGCGACTCATAAGCAGTCGTACGGTGATATTGCGATGGTCTCGGTAGTCGGGCCGATGATTGCAACGGCCACCGTCGTTCTGTTGGCGTAG
- a CDS encoding alpha/beta hydrolase, producing the protein MRWAALVSLTAMLLAVSGCRALGPFSPFRPLEQLLVYPQSVAPFSPFYEDAGGQPVWINSGTSDRIDARYFAHPNPQAVVLYCHGNVGTVDKWAILVGRLSKLHRVSILVFDYRGYGRSSGIAHERAVFEDAQAARNWLANENRIHPSDVVLMGRSLGGAVAVDLAANGGARGLILESTFSSLPDVARQHVPLLFPDWNMTQRMNSVEKIRNYHGPVFQSHGDTDRLIPLALGKELYAAAPGPKRFVIVPDATHNDDHIRDCAVEREQFLRNLPPPMSQTVMLPPREFILTSYHE; encoded by the coding sequence ATGCGTTGGGCAGCACTTGTTTCACTGACGGCGATGCTTCTCGCTGTATCGGGATGTCGAGCCCTCGGCCCGTTCTCCCCGTTCCGGCCGTTGGAGCAGTTGCTGGTTTATCCTCAGTCAGTCGCCCCATTCTCTCCCTTCTACGAAGACGCCGGGGGTCAGCCGGTCTGGATCAATTCGGGAACGAGCGATCGAATCGATGCCCGGTATTTCGCTCATCCCAATCCCCAAGCCGTTGTCCTGTACTGCCACGGAAATGTAGGGACCGTCGACAAGTGGGCCATCCTTGTCGGACGCCTGTCTAAATTGCACCGCGTCTCGATTCTCGTGTTCGACTACCGCGGATACGGCCGGAGTTCGGGAATCGCGCATGAACGCGCGGTCTTCGAAGACGCGCAGGCGGCGCGGAACTGGCTGGCGAATGAGAATAGAATTCATCCCAGCGATGTCGTGCTCATGGGCCGGTCGTTGGGCGGAGCCGTTGCTGTCGATCTCGCGGCGAACGGAGGGGCGCGTGGCCTGATCCTTGAAAGCACGTTCTCGTCATTGCCCGACGTCGCTCGCCAGCATGTTCCGCTCCTTTTTCCCGACTGGAATATGACGCAGCGAATGAACTCGGTCGAAAAGATCAGAAACTACCATGGTCCTGTGTTCCAGAGTCATGGTGATACAGATCGGCTGATCCCGCTGGCGCTGGGCAAGGAATTATACGCTGCCGCCCCCGGCCCCAAGCGATTTGTGATTGTCCCGGACGCGACTCATAATGACGATCACATCCGTGACTGTGCCGTCGAACGGGAACAGTTTCTACGCAACCTCCCCCCGCCGATGTCGCAGACCGTAATGCTGCCACCGCGCGAATTCATCCTGACGTCCTACCACGAGTGA
- a CDS encoding rhomboid family intramembrane serine protease codes for MNWIRLGPVTAESLVLCITLFLSCQFEAISEQQILRDVQRNWGAIQMLHQSVLQDGVRSAGDTELSGPLDVWNGDWWRIPVTPLHHEDTVHLVLCFFGMWYAGHRLEQRWGSFRVLLFLFPAFCIPVMAQLCLGQAITGLSGVICAILGALVVLRRFHGDVAEIFPADAGVAGVCLIGLGWLASIAGIWDCPNAAHLAGFCYGACIAWLMSGPVGHLTIVRAAVVLAHFWMLPALMLAAHPFWVGRYQWYRATQTANLDLADERLEQAVLFDPTLSGAWLTWSKNAEQQGDLPKAWARLIEGLSIHPADPRLIDGTRRLWRHLDTQQRRAAEGVLLRFFGSQAAVWLSQIRAGASSKLVGGGDDSPLTTAPADVSQFSLEQKLELPSQPFMRADAGEETPLAPDQFNDAVEGTLF; via the coding sequence ATGAACTGGATTCGACTTGGTCCAGTGACCGCAGAATCGCTTGTCCTCTGTATCACACTGTTCCTCAGTTGTCAGTTCGAGGCCATTTCGGAGCAGCAGATACTGCGGGACGTCCAGCGGAACTGGGGCGCGATTCAAATGCTGCACCAGTCTGTTCTGCAGGATGGTGTGCGTAGTGCTGGTGATACAGAACTGTCCGGTCCGCTGGATGTCTGGAATGGGGACTGGTGGCGGATTCCCGTTACGCCGCTTCACCATGAAGATACAGTGCACCTGGTGCTCTGTTTCTTTGGGATGTGGTACGCAGGGCATCGACTGGAACAGCGATGGGGCAGCTTTCGAGTCTTGCTGTTTCTGTTCCCGGCATTCTGTATTCCTGTCATGGCACAGCTTTGTCTCGGGCAGGCTATCACCGGCTTGTCGGGTGTCATTTGTGCGATTCTTGGTGCTCTCGTCGTGCTGCGTCGGTTTCATGGCGACGTTGCGGAGATCTTCCCCGCAGACGCAGGTGTTGCCGGGGTTTGTCTGATCGGTTTAGGGTGGCTCGCTTCGATCGCGGGAATTTGGGACTGTCCGAACGCTGCTCATCTGGCGGGGTTCTGTTACGGGGCCTGCATTGCCTGGCTGATGTCCGGCCCGGTGGGGCACCTGACGATTGTGCGAGCGGCAGTCGTGCTGGCTCATTTCTGGATGCTGCCCGCCCTGATGCTGGCTGCGCATCCTTTCTGGGTCGGCCGGTATCAATGGTATCGGGCGACTCAGACGGCCAATTTGGACCTTGCTGACGAGCGGTTGGAACAGGCTGTCCTGTTCGACCCGACATTGAGTGGGGCGTGGTTGACCTGGTCAAAGAATGCGGAGCAGCAGGGTGACCTGCCCAAAGCCTGGGCGCGACTGATCGAGGGATTGTCGATCCATCCCGCCGATCCGCGACTCATTGACGGGACCCGACGATTGTGGCGTCATCTAGATACACAGCAGCGCCGTGCGGCAGAAGGAGTGCTGTTACGGTTTTTCGGCAGCCAGGCCGCCGTCTGGCTGAGCCAGATCCGCGCCGGCGCATCCTCAAAATTAGTCGGGGGAGGGGATGATTCTCCACTGACCACCGCACCGGCGGATGTCTCGCAGTTTTCACTGGAACAGAAACTCGAGTTGCCCTCCCAACCCTTTATGCGAGCAGATGCTGGCGAAGAAACACCTCTCGCCCCGGATCAATTCAATGACGCCGTCGAAGGAACGCTGTTTTAG
- a CDS encoding Gfo/Idh/MocA family protein: MQSQSRRTFLRDTSAIVASSLLASGRGSTARAAQGKRVRVGIIGATGKGDYGHGVDVAFTKLPHVEIVALADADPAGREKASKRTNPAKTFADYHEMLEKVPMDVVAICPRWIDQHHDMLVAAAEAGCHVYMEKPFCPTLAECDSAVEALKKKNLKLGIAHVSQYSPVLRLVQSLIKNGEIGDVLELRARGKEDQRGGGEDLWVLGSHMLGLMRSLAGENATSCSATVLKEGHKVTKSDVVAGAEGIGPLAGDNIQATYTFPGGAFGHFASRKGMGLNPSRFAIQVFGSKGIIEMESGYLAKAQILRDPSWSPGRSGKSWEPVTSAGIGKPETRTDGSYEGGHLAAINDLLDCIEHDKETLCSAEDSRQITEMIVSVFESHRLGRPVDLPVRTRVNPLTLLT; the protein is encoded by the coding sequence ATGCAATCGCAATCGCGCCGTACCTTCCTGCGAGACACTTCTGCCATCGTCGCGTCTTCGCTGCTGGCTTCCGGAAGAGGCTCCACCGCTCGCGCGGCGCAGGGGAAGCGGGTACGCGTGGGGATCATTGGAGCTACCGGGAAGGGGGACTACGGGCATGGAGTCGATGTCGCGTTCACGAAGTTGCCCCATGTTGAAATCGTGGCTTTAGCGGATGCGGATCCGGCGGGGCGTGAGAAGGCGAGCAAGCGGACGAATCCGGCGAAGACCTTTGCCGACTACCACGAGATGCTGGAGAAGGTTCCGATGGATGTCGTGGCAATCTGCCCCCGGTGGATTGACCAGCATCACGACATGCTCGTTGCGGCGGCCGAAGCGGGCTGCCATGTCTATATGGAAAAGCCATTCTGCCCGACACTCGCAGAGTGCGATTCGGCGGTCGAGGCACTCAAGAAGAAAAACCTCAAACTGGGGATCGCTCACGTCAGTCAGTATTCCCCCGTTCTTCGCCTGGTTCAGTCGCTCATCAAGAATGGCGAGATTGGCGACGTGCTGGAGCTGCGGGCGAGAGGAAAAGAGGACCAGCGTGGAGGGGGAGAGGACTTATGGGTTCTGGGGTCTCACATGCTGGGACTGATGCGCTCGCTGGCGGGCGAGAACGCCACTTCGTGTTCGGCGACTGTGTTAAAAGAGGGGCACAAAGTTACGAAGTCTGACGTCGTTGCCGGGGCAGAAGGAATCGGGCCACTGGCAGGTGACAACATTCAGGCGACGTACACCTTTCCCGGTGGCGCTTTCGGGCACTTTGCCTCGCGCAAGGGAATGGGGCTCAATCCGTCGCGCTTCGCGATTCAGGTCTTCGGTTCCAAGGGGATCATCGAGATGGAGAGCGGGTATCTGGCAAAGGCACAGATTCTCAGGGATCCATCCTGGTCGCCTGGACGTTCGGGCAAGTCGTGGGAACCGGTCACGTCCGCGGGGATCGGAAAGCCGGAAACGCGGACAGACGGATCGTACGAGGGGGGGCATCTCGCTGCGATCAACGATCTGCTGGACTGCATCGAGCACGATAAAGAGACCCTCTGTTCGGCGGAGGACTCCCGCCAGATCACTGAAATGATCGTCTCCGTATTCGAGTCGCACCGACTCGGTCGACCCGTCGATCTGCCGGTCAGGACAAGAGTGAATCCGCTGACATTGCTCACGTAG
- a CDS encoding FtsW/RodA/SpoVE family cell cycle protein encodes MSTVELLRRVPWLVALCAVALLMIGLSGIARADQLNEGPNLFPKQVTWAFVALPALALALAVPYRTWKPVGHLLFAASLPLLVIVLFMEKRGGARCWIQLGFFDLQPSEIVKLTFILAMAQYLMYRDNFLRVSGLVAPFALTLVPLALILLEPDLGSALLFVPVLFGMLFAAGARWRHLACVCLLGVAVSPLFWAKMSAEQKSRITALFTQVDGGPNPGGDRWHQHQSKVVLSLGGLQGSEFGGARIDDPDAYRLFAAQTDFVFCLIGERWGFIGAATTLLLYLTFFALGLRVAARTREPFGRLIAVGIVTLWATQTIINTGMTVGLLPVIGITLPLMSYGGSSLLMTAISLGLLLNVGARPGYEVAGEPFQFD; translated from the coding sequence GTGTCGACAGTGGAATTGCTCAGGCGTGTCCCCTGGCTGGTCGCCCTCTGCGCGGTAGCGCTGCTGATGATCGGGTTATCAGGGATCGCACGTGCCGATCAATTAAACGAAGGCCCGAATCTTTTTCCAAAGCAGGTGACGTGGGCTTTTGTGGCACTTCCCGCACTCGCCCTGGCACTGGCCGTCCCCTACCGAACCTGGAAACCTGTCGGGCACCTGCTCTTCGCCGCTTCCCTCCCTCTCCTGGTCATTGTGCTATTTATGGAAAAACGAGGGGGAGCCCGCTGCTGGATCCAGCTCGGTTTCTTCGACCTGCAGCCCTCGGAAATCGTCAAACTGACATTCATCCTGGCGATGGCTCAGTATCTGATGTACCGGGACAACTTTCTGCGCGTCAGCGGGTTGGTCGCTCCCTTCGCTCTGACACTCGTTCCTCTGGCACTCATCCTGCTCGAACCCGACCTGGGATCGGCTCTGCTCTTCGTGCCGGTCCTCTTCGGGATGCTGTTTGCTGCGGGAGCCCGCTGGCGGCATCTGGCCTGCGTTTGTCTGCTCGGGGTGGCTGTCTCACCGCTCTTCTGGGCAAAGATGAGCGCCGAACAGAAGTCGCGGATCACAGCACTGTTCACTCAGGTCGACGGCGGTCCCAACCCGGGTGGCGACCGCTGGCACCAGCACCAGTCAAAGGTTGTCTTATCACTGGGCGGCCTGCAGGGGAGCGAATTCGGTGGGGCCCGGATCGACGATCCGGATGCCTACCGCTTATTCGCCGCGCAAACAGACTTTGTCTTTTGCCTGATCGGAGAACGCTGGGGATTCATCGGAGCCGCAACCACGCTGTTGCTTTACCTGACCTTCTTTGCACTGGGACTGCGCGTCGCAGCGCGGACGCGCGAGCCCTTTGGTCGCCTGATCGCCGTCGGCATCGTCACCCTCTGGGCCACCCAGACAATCATCAACACAGGGATGACCGTCGGACTCTTGCCGGTGATCGGCATCACTCTACCCCTGATGAGCTACGGTGGCTCCAGTCTGCTGATGACGGCCATCAGCCTGGGGTTGTTACTGAACGTCGGAGCCCGGCCGGGTTACGAAGTTGCGGGAGAGCCGTTTCAGTTTGATTGA